Below is a window of Candidatus Hydrogenedentota bacterium DNA.
CACTTTGCACCCCGGCGCAGACGCTGGCCCTGGTCCTGCTGGCCGCACCCCTGGCCGCCATGCTGTTCAGCCTGCCGCCCGTGGCCGCCCGCATGGGCCGTGACACGGCGGCGCTTCTCGGGGAGGGCGCCCCATGATCCGCGTGGAGAATGTCTCGAAACACTTCCGGCGCGGCGCGGAGACCGTGCGCGCCGTGGACGAGGTCTCTTTCACCGTGGCGGCGGGCTCCCTCGCGCTGCTGCGCGGACCCTCCGGCGGGGGCAAGAGCACACTGATCAACCTCTGCGCGGGGCTCTCCCTCCCCACCTCCGGGACAGTCACCGTGGCGGGCCGCCGCCTCGACGGCCTGGGCGGGCGCGCCCGCGCCGCGCTCCGCGCCAAGAAAATCGCCGTGGTCTTCCAGATGTTCCACCTGGTGCCCTACCTCACCGCGATGGAGAACACTTTGCTGCCGTCCCTCGCGGCCCGGCTGGACGGCGCGCCCCGGCGCGCGGCGGAACTGCTCGAAACCCTCGGCGTGGCGCACCGCGCCGGGCACCGGCCCCATGAGCTGAGCGCGGGCGAGCGCCAGCGCGTCGCCCTGGCCAGGGCGCTGCTCCACCGCCCCGAGGTCATCCTCGCGGACGAGCCCACGGGCAACCTCGACGAGGAGAGCGGGCGGCGCGTCATCGCCATGCTCGACGCCTGCCGCGGGGAGGGCGCGGCGGTGCTGCTGGTGAGCCACCAGCCCGTCCAGGACCTCCACCCTGACCAGGATTTGCTCCTGCGGGACGGGCGGCTGTGAATCCCCGCGCCGTATCTCCTTCACCCCGCCGCCTTTTCCAGAGCCGATATTTCC
It encodes the following:
- a CDS encoding ABC transporter ATP-binding protein, translated to MIRVENVSKHFRRGAETVRAVDEVSFTVAAGSLALLRGPSGGGKSTLINLCAGLSLPTSGTVTVAGRRLDGLGGRARAALRAKKIAVVFQMFHLVPYLTAMENTLLPSLAARLDGAPRRAAELLETLGVAHRAGHRPHELSAGERQRVALARALLHRPEVILADEPTGNLDEESGRRVIAMLDACRGEGAAVLLVSHQPVQDLHPDQDLLLRDGRL